The Lutra lutra chromosome 16, mLutLut1.2, whole genome shotgun sequence genome segment CCTGGCTTGGCACAGCCTGGCATGGACCATCGTGGTTTGGCACAACCTGGTGCAGGTCAGCCTGGCTTGGCACAGCCTGGCATGGACCATCGTGGTTTGGCGCAACCTGGTGCAGGTCATCCTGGCTTGGCGCAGCCTGGAATTGATCATCGTGGATTGGTGCCACCTGGCGCAGGTCAGCCTGGCTTGGCACAGCCTGGCATGGATCAGCATGGTTTGGTGCAACCTGGTGCAGGTCAGCCTGGCATGGACCATCGTGGTTTGGTACATCCTGGTGCAGGTCAGCCTGGCATGGACCATCGTGGTTTGGTGCATCCTGGAGCAGGTCAGCCTGGCTTGGCGCAGCCTGGCATGGACCATCGTGGTTTGGTGCATCCTGGTGTAGGTCAGCCTGGCATGGACCATCGTGGTTTGGTGCAACCTGGTGCAGGTCATCCTGGCTTGGCGCAGCCTGGAATTGATCAGCGTGGATTGGTGCCACCTGGTGCAGGTCAGCCTGGCTTGGCACAGCCTGGCATGGATCAGCATGGTTTGGTGCAACCTGGTGCAGGTCAGCCTGGCATGGACCATCGTGGTTTGGTGCATCCTGGTGCAGGTCAGCCTGGCATGGCGCAGCCTGGTATGGACCAGCATGGTTTGGTGCAACCTGGTGCAGGTCAGCGTGGTTTGGCCCAACCTAGAGTGGATCAGCGTGGGTTGGTACAACCTGGTGCAGCTCAGCCTGGTATGGTCCAACCTAGAATGGATCAAGGTGGATTGGTACAACCTGGTACAGGTCAGCCTGGCTTGGTGCAGCCTGTACTGGATCAACGTGGGTTGGTGCAACCTGGTGCAGGCCAACCTGGTTTGGTTCAGCCTGGCATAGTTCAGCCTGCCTTGGTCCAGCCTGGTGCAGGTCAGGGTGGTTTGGTCCAACCTGGTACAGATCAGCTTGGTTTAGGGCAACGTGGATTGGATCAGCGTGGCTTGGTACAGGCTGACACAGATCCACGTGGCTTTTCTCAACCTGGTGCATATCCTCCTGGATTGATTCAACCTGGCGCATATCCACCTGGTCTGGTACAGCCTGGTGCCTATCCACATGGTTTGGTCCAACCTGGTGCCTATCTACAAGGTTTGGGTCAATCTAGTGCCTATCCTCGTGGTTCAGTTCCACCTGGTGCCTATCCTCGTGGTTTGATCCAGCCTGGTACATATCCACATGGTTTCATGCAGCCTAGTACTGATCAGCGTGGTTTGGTTCAACCTGAAATTGATCAGTATGGCTTGAGGCAACCTGGTACCGGACAACCAGGTGTGGTACCAGCAGGCACAGGGCTTCGTGGCTTTCCAGCATTTACCCCAGATTTCCCAAGATCTTTAGCACATCCATATTACCCTGGTGTAGTACCTCCTGGCAGATACCAACATGGTCAGGTGTCAGCACTTCTAGCCAATCAAGGTTTGGCATCACCAGGGATTGGCCAAAAGATTTTACCAGAAACTTACCAGCAAGGTTTGTTACATCGTGGCACAGACCAGCATGGCCTGACACCATTAAGCCCCCATGTGGGATCTGCACAGCGAGCTCAACAGCATTTGGTTTCGCCTGGCCCGGATCAGCATGGCCAGGGACAAGCAGGCACAGAACAGCAAGACCATGTATCCtctatcccagaatcctgggaccgATCCTATCCTGGCCCTCAGGGCCCAGGCGTCCAGATGGGTTTGGATCCAAAACAAATACAGGCCCCAGGCCAGCCTGCCCTTCCCGTCCGGACTCCTCCCAGCCAAGCAGCCACCTTTCCCAGGAGCGCAGACTCTCTCAGCTGTCTCCACCGAGTCTCCTCCGAAAAGAGTGATTTCCAGAGTGAGAGACGTGACTCGCTGGATAAATTAGCTCCGACCTTCCCCATGGCAGTGGAAACATTTCGTCTGATGGGAGAGCTCCTTGGCCTCTATGTAGAGCTCAAGGAGAACATGAAGGAGCTGGACGAGGAGCAGGCTGGCCAGACCGACCTGGAGAAGATCCAGTACCTGCTCGGCCTCATGGGTGGGTTCCAGGGACGCGGAGGAGGGGCCGCTGTCTGTGTATGCGGCATCCCCTGGCCTCCTCTGGCTGCTGGGCTGCTTCCTGAGTCGATGCAAATAGCATGTCCCTTCTTAGCCTTTCTGGGCTCTACTATAGCCTTTGGGGTCCAAAAGTTGGAATTAAACGACTTGGAGCAAAGGAGCCTCAGGAGGAGAGTGAGGCGGTTCGGATGCCCTGGCCGACTACCTGGACAGCCGCGGAGGCcggtgggaggatgggagggaggatgCCTATGGTCCATGCACAGCGATGGGCCCAGAGAATAATTAAGATTTGAGAGTTGGGTGGGAAGTGTGGGTTAGTAGTTCCAAAGTCCTTTAGGATAGTAAGCATTAGGTGGATTTTTTTAAGGGTAAGGACACCCCTCTTTCCTTTcgtcccatcccccctccccagtcACCGGGAAAAGCAGAAGTGGGGGGTCCTGCTGTTTgctgccgggggtggggggcttcacCATGGGGGCTGGGAACAGGGATTGTGGGGGCTTCACCATGGGGGCTGGAAACAGCGAttgggagcctgctggagatctAACCCTTTTGACGAATAAGGCCTCAATTATTCACAGTCAAAAAGGCTATACCCCCAGACCTGCAGGAACAGCTGAACACCTTAAAGTCCTTAACCAAAGAAGTTCGGcaggaaaaagcaaaagtaagtAAGGGAGGGCCCGCCCACTGTGCCTTTGAGGGCCTGCAGTCCCACTTTCCACTTGTATTTTGATGGATGGCACCGTCCTTGCGCTGACATATTATCTCATTGGATTTTTACAAGCCTCTCGGGTAGGAAATGTCCCTCAGGTGACATCATGTTCAGTTCCTGGGTCTCACACCGCATGCTCGAAGCTGTTGAGACCCGGCAGAGCCACAAGGAGGCCAATGCTCTTTTCATTACGTGGGGGCCGTTTCCAACAAAGCCCACTGGGAGTGCAGCAGCCTTGGAGCCAAGTTTGGGGGACTCTCCGGGACCAGTGGCCATGGCAAAGGGCTACTGGATCttcagtggttcttttttttttttttaattttatttatttatttgacagagagatcacaagtaggcagagaggcagacagagagggggaagcaggctccccgctgagcagagagcccgatgcagggctcgatcccaggaccatgagatcatgacctgagctgaaggcagcagcttaacccactgagccacccaggcgcccctcttcagtGGTTCTTAATGCCAGCTGTCCACAGCCGCGGGACGGATAGATAGATGGgtgggcagatggatggatggatgtccAGAAGGGACAGACTGACCAATGGTTCTTGTTAGAGGCTTGGATCAGGACTCGGACTCGGGAAAGGGGCTTGCTCGGGCTGTGGACGCATATGCAGAAGGCCAAGAACTCAGGCCTAAGCCTGACCTTCCTCTTCCGCTGGGTTTGTAGATGGAGAGGATGCAGAAGATCCTGGAGGGCAACGGGGAACACGAAACAGGAAAAGACATGAAGAATGGCTCACTGAGCTTGCAGCTGGGAATCCTCAGGTAAAACACTCCTGCTGAGCGCAACTTGTGTCCGGGCATCGCCTCTCCCCAGCCAAGGAGGTGATGGCAGCCTTTGGCTCACTCACAGTCTGAACTGGCCCCTGTCTTTGACCCTGGCTGTGTCTGCCCTTCAGGGTGTCCATATGTAGTTCAAGTGGCTGGTAGAAGTTTCCGAGGTTCTTAAAACCAtccagcaggggcacctgggtggctcagtgggttaattcctctgccttcggctcaggtcatgatcccaaggtcctgggatcgagccccacatcaggctctctgctcagcagggagtctgcttcccttcctctctctctctgcctgcctctctgcctgcttgtgatctctgtctgtcaaataaataaataaaatcttttaaaacaatttaaaacaaaacaaaaaaacaataaagagtcCAGCAGCAGCAGTCTCTGTCCCCAGACAGAAGCTGGAGGAGAGCACGTGTCAGAGCCCCCTCAGGGCCCTCTCACAGTGGGGCCAGGTCCCACCCCTTAGAAACCTCTCAGGTCGGCATGTGGGCACCCACTTCCTGGACAAGCAGCACCCGGGACTCCCTAGATAGAGCCTGCCGTGGGGTGGGCCCAAGAGCCATGGTGAGCATCGTCTGTCCCTCGTGGGACATGTGGGCCCAGACCCTGGGATGGGTGGTGGCGCCAGGCCGTCTCTTCTGCACGTCTCTCAGAGTTACCGTGGCTGACATCGAGAAGGAACTGGCCGAGCTGAGGGAAAGCCAAGAGCGGGGCAAGGTCAGCATGGAGCACTCAGTCTCCGAAGCCTCCCTCTACCTGCAGGACCAGGTGAGACCAAGATCTTCTCAGTCGGCCGTGGAGGGCGGGGCTACCAGACTCTCAGCGGTCACACCGTCTGCAAACGCTTTCacccattctgtgggctgtcttTCCATCCTCTTGTTAGTGTCTGCCTTTACGATTTTAcgtctttatttgagagagagagagagcacaagcggggggagggagcagagggagggacaagcagactctgtgcaggTGTGaaacctgactcggggctcgatcccatgaccctgagatcatgacctgaggagaaagcaagaatcagacacttaactaactgagccacccaggcgctccgataGTGTCTGCCTTTAAATCTTGAGTGATGCTATCGCCGGTCATCCCAGACTCTTCCCACTGAAGAGCGTCCGGACCAGGACCGGCCCTGTGAGTACTTGCAGGAGGACCAGACGGGAAAAGCCACGGGGCCACGGGGACTGACGTCAGGAGTGCCTCGGGGATAGAGGCCTGGTTCTGGGCCACTCCCACACCCCACCAGCATGTACCATGTCTTGACCCCAAAGCCACTTGTCCAGTGTGAGGCTCTAGGAGTAGAAGATTGTGTCCACAGCTCACGTCTAAGCTTAGCAACCTCGAGGGCTGTCCCGGGAGCCacactccccactgggcaggccCGGCTCCCACCACAGCCTCTTCAGGGCACCGGCCTCCACTCTCCCCATTTTCCGCCGTCTCCGCTTCCTACCTCTGAATACACAGCTGCTCTCCCACGCTGCTGCTCATCCCAGAATGTCCTTGTCACCCCCACTTACCCAGTGGGCTCCTACTACCCCTCACAACTCCACTGAAAAGGAGGCACCTTCTTTGGGGTGGCACCTTCCTCTTTTCTAGAGAATCAGTCCGCCCTTTTACCCCACGGGCCCTCTGCCACGCTTACGAACACTTCAGAAGAGTGCGGGTTCTTCTGGGAGCAAGCAGGAGTCTCACTGAGCTCAGGCACAGGGGAGCTTGGTTGAAAGTACATCGGTGTGCGGGGAGGCTGGAAAAGGCTGAACTTCCAGGCCAAGGGGGCAGTCTGGCCAGGGCTGCCCGGGCTCCGTCCTTCACGTCTGTTTCTGTGCGCACCTGTGCTTCTGTGTCCCTGTCCTTACCCGTTTCTCTCCAACACCTCCACATCTCCCTCCCACCGTGCTCCCAGCCAACTTTCGCACATGGCCCACAGGGGCTGCCTCGGCCCCGCGATGTTACACACTTCCAAGAGAGGGGGTTCGGTTGGCCCAGCCCCTCTCTGAGCCAGGCAAGAGGTCCCACGGCTGTGGGACTGGCTGACCCAGAACCGGGTGCCGACCCGGGACCCGTCATGTGCGGTGATGCACAGGGACTGTGGGAAACAGAAGAGGGCAGGAGAGCCAGTGTGGGGCATCTGCTCCCGCCCAGACCAGGAGAGACCCCTGCAACAGAAGTAGCACCCGTCCCACTGATTTCTTGTTACCGAATGCTGGCTGGGGACAGAGCATGTGTGAGCAGCAGAGGGCCCAGAGCTGTGTCTGGGCATCGTCAAGCTCCTGTAAGTGTTGGTGGACTAACAGACGTCACCACTCGAGGGTTTAGCTAGAGAGACGTGTCCTCACTCTGAATCAGCGAGCTGGCTAGAGAAAGGTCCAGAGACCTCCATCCTGTAAGGGTTTTATTCAGGATCAGGGCCGTACTCGCTGAGAACTCTGTTCACTACTTAACAGACGGACCCTGGGCGCCTCCTACATGCACCACGCTCGGTGAGACCCTGGCAGGGGCAGTGACTGCCTGAATCACACGGGGGCTGGCAGTCTGGACAGATCGCGGCCGTGTGGACAGATCGCGGCCGTGCCTCGCTCACTGCTCTGCACCTGCCTTCTTGCCCACACCCAGCTTGACAAGCTCAGGGCGATCATCGAGAACATGCTGGCCTCATCTTCCACGCTGCTGTCCCTGAGCATGGCTCCTCACAAGACGCTGTCCACTTTGGAACCTGGCCAGATTGACCCGGAGGCCACCTGCCCTGCCTGCAGCCTGGACCTGAGCCACCAGGTCAGCACGCTGGTGCAGCGCTACGAGCAGCTTCAGGACATGGTCAACAATCTGGCTGCCTCCCGGCCCTCCAAGAAAGCCAAGCTCCAGAGCCAGGTGACTCCCACCGGCCCCCCTCCTGGCGTGGCCTCCTGTGCCCCACAGTGGGGAGCCACAGCCCGGAGACCCACAGACCTGGGAGCGGCTGATGGCGCTTAACTGGCCTCAGGGCCAGCTTGCCACGGTGGAGTCCTTTACTGACCCCACACAAGTCCCTGGTCCTTTCACTGGGTCACAGCGAGGGCAGGAACAGAACTAGCTCTGGGGACATGAGACCATGGCGAAACCCTGGCTCCCTGGGGATGGGGCCGTGCATTCACGTGCCTCGGGGGACACTGGCATGGCAGGTTCCTTGACACAGTATACAGTATTCCAGCCCCCTTCCCAATTCCCCAGCGAAGGGCAGTCttgctggtgggggcagggagagtcgAGAGTCCCTGAGTCCTGCCTCTTAGGCTCTGGAGTTGAGATCCTGCTCAAGGCAGGTGGGAAGACAGTAGCCCACACCCCAGCTCTCAGGAGCCACAGGGCAGCACACCACTCTGGAACCTCGATCACCTCTGCTGGGCACCCCCTCCGGGGGGCCAGGTCCCTCAAGGCTGGACcatggggaggtgggggctgaaGCTCACATGCCGGGGCGGGGGgacacacagagcagagagcctgcccaCGGTCCGGGGGGCGGTGTGGAGAGCCAGAATGGGGCCCAAAGTTGGCCTACCTGCTgggtgatttcttaaaaattttatttatttgagagagagagtgcacgagcagggggagagggagacgcagactgccctgctgagctgggagccgggCACAGGGCTCGAGCCCGGGACCCTGGgacgaccatgacctgagccgaaggcagccgcttcaccACCTGAACCAGCCAGGAGCCTCCGGGCGATGTTCTAAGGGCCACCCAGGCAGGGCGGTAACACCAGGCAGCggccccagggagcctgcctttgTGCCTCCTGCCACAGGATGAAGAGCTGCTGGGCCATGTCCAGAGCGCCATCCTGCAGGTGCAGGGCGACTGTGAGAAGCTCTACATCACCACCAGCAGCCTCATCGAAGACCACCGGCAGAAGCAGAAGGACATTGACGTGAGGGGCCCGCgggcagctggggtggggtggggtggggtgcgaGGCCGTTGCCATCCTGGCTCCTCGTTCTccgctccccctcctcccaggtgCTGTACCAGGGCCTAGAGAAGCTCGAGAAGGAAAAGGCCAACAGGGAGCACCTGGAGATGGAGATTGACGTGGTAAGGGCGGGCCAGGCCCAGAAGAGCCGCCCTGTGTCCCTCGAGGTCTTACCCGTCCTTCTTTGAAAGGCCAGGAGTAGAGCGGAGCCCGGGGGGAGCTCAGTGTCCAGGCTTGATGTCAGGGCCATGGGTCCCTGCCACGGCTCTCTCCGACCTGGGGTCCCCTCCTCTCTTCCGGGCAGAAGGCTGATAAGAGTGCCCTGGCGGCCAAAGTGAGCCGTGTCCAGTTCGATGCCACCACGGAGCAGCTGAACCACATGATGCAGGAGCTGGTGGCAAAGATGAGCGGCCATGAGCAGGACTGGCAGAAGATGCTGGACAAGCTCCTGGTGGAGATGGACAGCAAGGTGAGGGCAGACAGTGGCTCCTGTCTGGAGGCGGCAGatcactccctgcccccacccggcTTTCCCCGCACTTACTGCTCACCCACCGCCACCCGCAGCTGGACCGCCTGGAGCTGGACCCCGTGAAGAAGTTGCTGGAAGACCGCTGGAAGTCCTTGCGGCAGCAGCTCAAGGAGCGCTCTCCCCTCTACCAGGCGGACGAGGCAGCGGCCATGAGGAGGTGGGGTGCGGACCACAgcggggggctgggagggggggtcCCCAGAGGAACAGCTCCCACCAGTGAGCTCAGTGTGCTCTGGGGGAGAGGCTGATCCCACTGGACCATCCCGTAGCTGCAGGGACAGAATCTGAGAGCTTGAAAAGCTCTTCCATCTTAGGCTGGTTCCTCCTGTGCTGGAGAAAGGGTGAGGAGAGAAGGCTAAGGCTCTCTGGCACGGGTGTGCTCCTTGGGGCCTCCGAGGCGGGGATGGGCCCACAGTCCCCAGAGCCAAGCCTGCTCCAGGGGGTCCCCTGGTCTGCCCTGGGGCAGGCTTGAATCCCCGGGTTTCCATTATTGGCCGCCAGAGGGAGCTCGAGGTTCACACAGGGCCTCTGTCAGGGGCCCCTTGAAACCCTGCTGGCTTTCGGTTGGCACAGGTGGGTGCTGGAGAGGCACCCCAAAGCAGGTGGTTCCCCAGGGAACAGGGACCAGATCTGCCTCTGGTGGCTTGGGACCTGCCACCCTGGTGAGCCAAGCTTCCGGCCCACCGGGCCTGCAGAGGGCCCAAGGCCGTCTGTGTTCTCCATCTCTCCCGTTCCCCACCCTCCGGGCAGGACACTCACCCTCTGCGTGTATCCCACTCCTCACAGGCAGCTCTTGGCACATTTTCACTGCCTCTCTTGTGACCGGCCCTTGGAGACAGCTGTGACTGGACAGTGAGTGCCCACACCTGGCAAACCCCAGCTGGTGGCTGTCACGGGGGCGGGCACAGCTGTGCTGCGTCTCCTCCATTCCCTACCTGCCTCCAACACTTGTCCTTCCTCGTCTCCTCTCCCCCGGGTCCATTCCTACCTGCCTCACCACTTGCTAGCCCTCCGTCCTTCCCTCTGCCACACCCTGGACGGGAAGGCTCCTCGGGCACGTAGGCTGTGGAGTCCTGGCTTTAGGAATGGgatttctcggggcgcctgggtggctcagtgggttaagccgctgccttcggctcaggtcatgatctcgggagtcctgggatcgagccccgcatcgggctctctcctcagcagggagcctgcttcctcctctctctctgcctgcctctctgcctgcttgtgatctgtcaaataaatgaataaaatctttaaaaaaaaaaaaaaaaaaaaaggaatgggattTCTCACGCTCCAACcgtcctcttctctctgtccctgcccagATTTATCCCGGTGACTCCTGtgggcccagccctgcctgggcaCCGTTCCACCCGCCCCTACACTATCTTCGAGCTGGAGCAGGTCCGGCAGCAGAGCCGCAAGTACGGGGCAGCGGGCTCCCGGGCGGGGCTTCGCAGGGGAGAcggggcagaggctggagggcGAGTGGCTCTCTGGAGAGGCTCCTCCTCCTGGTTGGACAGTGGGGGGTATGGAGTAATTTCTGGGCTAGCCCCCCACTTCTTCCCAATAAGGGGAAGAATGGAGGCCTATTTAGTAATTACCTGCCTTTGAGTCCCTGTTGGGGGTCCCGGTGGGACACTGCTGAGGCTGCCGGCGGGGGACCTCTTTACCTCCTCACACCCCCAGATGCTTCAGCAGCCTCggcatgggaggaagggaggggtccGATGTCACCCAGCCAGAGGGTAGGCTCAGTGGCtgttgggggaggaggtggggacatAATGCACACTCCTTGggctcctgcccacctccccgcCGCATTTCCATCTCCCAAGGATGAGGGTTCAGCGATAAGGATGATTTCAAACTGCACTTTGGAGCCCCTAGGGTTCCAGGTAGGAAGGGCTAAGTGTGCAGGGCTGCTCCCTCTCTCGGCTTCCACCCCACCCCGTCTGTGGTCCCTTGGGGTGCTATGGGCAGGGCTCCTGCCCACACATGGTCCTGCTTAAAAGGGCACAGATAAAGGGCTGGAGTGGGCCTGGGTCTGAGTGTGGGCTCGAACTGGCATGGCCCCCTTACCCACCCGCCTGTGCCCCCACAGCCTCAAGCTGGGCGGTACCGCTTTCCCTCGGGGCGACTTGGCGCACATGGAGCGGAGCGTGGGGCGCCTGCGCACCATGCACTCCAAGATGCTGATGGACATTGAGAAGGTGCAGATCCACTTCGGAGGCTCGGTCCGGGCCAGCAGCCAGATGATCCGGGAGCTGCTGCAGGCACAGTGCCTGAGCTCCCCCTGCTACAAACGGTAGGACCACACAGACGGGGCCCCTGGCCGCGGGGCTCAGCTTCTGCCCACCCACAGCCCTGTGAGTGTCTGCTCCACTGCTGGGGAACGCCCTGCCAAAGAAGGGGGATGGCGGGCAGAAGAAAGAGGGTATTAGTGGTCTTCAGGGTGGCCCAGCAGCGAGTTTGCTTTGCCCTGGCTCCTGGAGACCCCTGACACAGCTGTCCCATCCCCGGCTGGCTGGCCCCCCCATAGCTGGGTCCTGGGGGACACCGGCTCCGGTGAAGCTGCCGTCTTCACCACAGGGTGCCGGAGACAGCCGACTACGTGTACTCGAGCGTGCCCCGGCGCTGCGGGGGCAGCCACACCCTCACGTACCCCTACCGCCGCAGCCGTCTACAGCACCTGTCCCAGGGCCTGTACCCCACTGAGGAGGTCCAGATCGCCATGAAGGTTGGGGTGCTGCCTGGGAGTGAAGACAGAGGGCCCTCACAGGACCCCACATTCTCAAGTCATTCTGGAAAATGTCACCAGAAGGGTGGATGACCAGCCCTCTGCCTGGAGGCTGTTTCTGAAAGCCTCTGGTACTCCGGCTTTGTTGGGCCTCCTGCCCAGCGagccctgccacccccaccacgGGCCCTCCCTTCGCCCTGCCACTGCCAGAGCCTTGGGGAGGGTTCTGGGAGTCGGGGGAGGATGTCCCTCGGTGCCACGGACCTCATGGAGGAAGGACCAGAGGGCATGCTCTAAGGGCCATGTGGTAATGGATatcccttccccgccccccagcatGATGAGGTGGATATCTTGGGCTTGGATGGACATATTTACAAGGGACGGATGGATACAAGGCTGCCCGGCATCTTGACCAAAGACCGTGAGTGTCCCAGGGGCCCAGAGActcctcaggctccttgctcaggagtcCCTCAGGGTCTGCCCAGCTCCTGGAAGGCCAGGGGGCCACTGGATCCTGGGTGCCTCCTCCTGCTACTGCCCTGATTCCAAACGCTCTCAAAGCCCCAGGTCAGTGTTGGCAGGTCGGGGACAGCTGTCTAGTCTCAGCCAATGAGCCAGGCCGTCATGGCCCCGTGACACATTCATGCCAGCCTTCCTCCTCGTGCTGCCTCATCGGCTTGCCTGCCTCAGCCTCTGTTCGCAGCACTACCAGGACCCAGTCCTACCCTCCTTCAAAACTCAAAGTGCCCCTCCTCAGTCCCCCACCACCTGCTGAATTTCCCTGCCCCTCCCGAAGCCCCACCTGCTCTTAGAGCTCGTGTGCACCTGTCCAGCCGCCTGGCCTCCTGAGCTTGAGCCCAGGTCAGAACTCACCCAGCACCAGGCACAGAGCTCACGGCTGCAGGTCCTCAGAGTATAtctgagtgggtgggtgggtgggtggacggATGGACATGGGAACGAATGGAGTGCTTAGAAGGGGTGTGTCCATTAGTTCCAACTGGGAAGGCCCCCCACTGAGGCGGTCGTGACCAGGGGCCCTGCagccctctccccatccccatgggTCCCCACAGAGCTCCCACTCAGCATCTCAGAATGGACCCTCCCCTTCGCCGTCCCCCGCCAGCCTCTGTCTCCGGGATGACCAAGCACAAGGCCAAGCAGTCCCGGCCCCACGTGCACAGGCAGCAGTCCCTCAGCGACAATGGCCAGCTGCCCTCGAGACCTCAGAGTGCCCAGATGCTGGCTGGCAACAGCCCAGGTAGCTTCCCTCCGGCCTTCCAGGTGGTCTCCACTGCCCCCAGGCCTTTCTTGCTTGCCCActggcccccctccctgcccatggCTGGTCTCTGCGCTTATTTCCCTGGGGAGAGGAAGTGCCTGGGAGCTGAGagatgggatgggagggagaagggagaaaaatccaTCTTTActgagttgttctttttttttttttttaagattttatttatttgacagacagagatcacaagtaggcagagaggcaggcagagagggtgtgggggggaagcaggctccctgctgagcagaaaggcagaggcttaacccactgagccacccaggcgcccccacccaggtgcccctactgagTTCTTCTTATGTCGCAGGGCTGGGGGGTAGATGCTGTTACTGTCCCCATCTCccaggagagggaacaggagcagggTTGTAGCCCAGGGCTCTGGCTCCAGGCccaagtcccccccccccccgcccccgccgctcaCAGGTGCTCACTCTCCTGGAGCTAGTGGTCAGCTCTGTGCAGCAGCTGGTGGGCGCAGTCCGACCTTGTTTGGGGAGGAACTTCTCCTCACCCCCGGCCTGGACGGTCCCTTGAGTCCCTGTGCTCCCCCAAGGGGCTAACTCCTGCCTAAAAGTCTGGGGGCTAAGGGTCCCCCAGGGTCCAGCCA includes the following:
- the QRICH2 gene encoding glutamine-rich protein 2 isoform X6, yielding MQPATAATTMVSLRELADLAIGTPEVGAVNFTALHTLIVAMLRSLNLQEVRIDFQSPLPLPSPETSRTLELPQAALSARQLAASKEKPRGGLTKPPTEPPTAAATLESQVKGLGGQVQDLSRKLKTVTSQVQGIVSHVQHLTAPISELDARDWLEEETAQPTPARARAGSLRIAKGERATVSQVSQAMELLRDVVEDVKTLKEAQEKAEKLPATAIQRIDALEKIVRERDEFLDLVGRKMSLMPVGEEVTMVTWEELEQAITDGWRASLGGSETTTGLPQRRGHASATSDDTLQGGVPIKRSSADRAVDSPHAYGSDQTFSGLGGIRNPSEGVTRERGRGASATAFPAREQHPRARDEAGLAKAHPLSASQSRVESGRPRTRELPSHSSVHLRKEEREAQPGPTLQDLSSGPVAGDEYQVHPDQHWGVDASQGRIQPGLDQHGLGPHGMDPPAWSHPRTYPHAVVPHTMGQLGMMPPGTDEWGLVTPGLDQYGMVPPVVPGTHQQGWELPGTVQPGTVPLGTYQYGTAQQPGADQRGLVPLTADQHGFLISGMDQQGSVLPGMDQQGSVPDLTHQRGLASPALIRVVADRQGFVQPSLETSEFTHPDTDQHDIIQPGPDHHGLVPAGASQRGLVQPGADRHGLVQTLVDPSGLVQPGAYLPDWAQPGAYPSGWGQPVAYPFDLVQPNVYPSGLVQPSAVQPGLTQSGIGQQDSAQLRMHQRALVEPEMDEHGLVQVGMDHRVLFQPGTVQPTLMQPGAGQRGLVQPVISQSDLAQPGIDQHESVQLGIDQRGLVQPGAGQPGLAQPGMDQRGLVQPGAGQPGLAQPGMDQRGLVQPGAGQPGLAQPGMDQRGLVQPGAGQPGLVQPGMDPRGVVQPGAGQLGLVQPGMDQRGLVHPHAGQPGMDQRGLLRPGTGQPGLAQPGMGQRVLVQPGLAQPGMDQHGLVQPGTAQPGLAQPGIDQRGLVQPGTGQPSLAQPGMDQHGLVQPGAGQPSLAQPGMDQHGLVQPGTGQPGLAQPGMDHRGLAQPGAGQPGLAQPGMDHRGLAQPGAGQPGLAQPGMDQHGLVQPGAGQPGLAQPGMDHRGLVHPGVGHPGLAQPGIDQRGLVPPGAGQPGLAQPGMDQHGLVQPGAGQPGLVQPVLDQRGLVQPGAGQPGLVQPGIVQPALVQPGAGQGGLVQPGTDQLGLGQRGLDQRGLVQADTDPRGFSQPGAYPPGLIQPGAYPPGLVQPGAYPHGLVQPGAYLQGLGQSSAYPRGSVPPGAYPRGLIQPGTYPHGFMQPSTDQRGLVQPEIDQYGLRQPGTGQPGVVPAGTGLRGFPAFTPDFPRSLAHPYYPGVVPPGRYQHGQVSALLANQGLASPGIGQKILPETYQQGLLHRGTDQHGLTPLSPHVGSAQRAQQHLVSPGPDQHGQGQAGTEQQDHVSSIPESWDRSYPGPQGPGVQMGLDPKQIQAPGQPALPVRTPPSQAATFPRSADSLSCLHRVSSEKSDFQSERRDSLDKLAPTFPMAVETFRLMGELLGLYVELKENMKELDEEQAGQTDLEKIQYLLGLMVKKAIPPDLQEQLNTLKSLTKEVRQEKAKMERMQKILEGNGEHETGKDMKNGSLSLQLGILRVTVADIEKELAELRESQERGKVSMEHSVSEASLYLQDQLDKLRAIIENMLASSSTLLSLSMAPHKTLSTLEPGQIDPEATCPACSLDLSHQVSTLVQRYEQLQDMVNNLAASRPSKKAKLQSQDEELLGHVQSAILQVQGDCEKLYITTSSLIEDHRQKQKDIDVLYQGLEKLEKEKANREHLEMEIDVKADKSALAAKVSRVQFDATTEQLNHMMQELVAKMSGHEQDWQKMLDKLLVEMDSKLDRLELDPVKKLLEDRWKSLRQQLKERSPLYQADEAAAMRRQLLAHFHCLSCDRPLETAVTGQFIPVTPVGPALPGHRSTRPYTIFELEQVRQQSRNLKLGGTAFPRGDLAHMERSVGRLRTMHSKMLMDIEKVQIHFGGSVRASSQMIRELLQAQCLSSPCYKRVPETADYVYSSVPRRCGGSHTLTYPYRRSRLQHLSQGLYPTEEVQIAMKHDEVDILGLDGHIYKGRMDTRLPGILTKDPSVSGMTKHKAKQSRPHVHRQQSLSDNGQLPSRPQSAQMLAGNSPAPPRPRKDRPLSSEGRLAQPNAAHPPSPSEMEMHMDMPPGEGPEEPTRGPRSTTAQ